A genomic segment from Ciona intestinalis chromosome 10, KH, whole genome shotgun sequence encodes:
- the LOC100185148 gene encoding volume-regulated anion channel subunit LRRC8B: MASSWAFKTTASLIKPTREALLDYCAYILLVIAIIGTTRIIIGRSELQQLCPRKTFIQSNTSQPLTHEFNKTGDIVLTKPNLDKETRQFVLQSNLKVHLVKDLKVAEGEDDISVHKQKQDFNSSVLYFCLKHYQAYLPYFLLAESAVLLLIGILWVKMPSVQLLIKEFASILHECRQSTWYVSVADVLQSESTIPVTQSLFTLMKSDAVNMEMILLLETLFRPNSAYLNKSQARRLYERVQKFCIENENSVVLLDSYISKSIVQLIAWMLFFFINMVLFVKFEFYSTCGWSEVCEHDTFLRIIWYMAQLLVLVYGIFNCSALKWINDKAVYINRPRRNFLCCEDDNDDSSSKKRKFVKCRPFKVGQDQTVVHNDLALLLHLASSSNHKTITYFTIFLFDQWKEKFSQPVEDVHIESPVKQKLVKQFPARKSNSSSHPLLTKSSSYGKVSFFIESPQDEATDSPSSSSKTSGDVSDRISST, translated from the exons ATGGCGTCAAGTTGggcatttaaaacaactgctTCGCTTATAAAGCCAACACGTGAAGCATTGTTGGACTACTGTGCCTATATTCTGCTTGTTATTGCAATAATTGGAACCACACGAATTATTATTGGTCGCAGTGAACTACAACAGCTTTGCCCAAGAAAAACTTTTATACAGAGCAATACTTCACAACCATTAACGCATGAATTCAATAAAACTGGTGATATTGTATTAACAAAACCCAATCTTGATAAGGAAACCCGACAGTTTGTACTACAATCTAACCTAAAAGTTCATCTGGTGAAAGACTTAAAAGTTGCAGAAGGTGAAGATGACATTTCTGTACACAAACAGAAGCAAGATTTCAACTCATCAGTTTTGTacttctgtttaaaacactaccAAGCATATTTGCCATACTTTCTGCTGGCAGAATCTGctgttttacttttgattGGCATTTTATGGGTAAAG ATGCCCAGTGTCCAGCTATTGATCAAAGAGTTTGCCTCAATTCTCCACGAATGTAGACAATCTACATGGTATGTGTCAGTTGCTGATGTATTGCAATCAGAATCCACTATACCTGTCACTCAATCACTATTTACTTTGATGAAAAGCGATGCA GTGAATATGGAAATGATTTTGTTACTTGAAACCTTGTTTCGACCCAACAGTGCGTATTTGAACAAATCTCAAGCGAGAAGGTTATATGAAAGAGTTCAG AAGTTCTGTATCGAGAATGAAAACTCAGTTGTTCTACTAGACTCATACATCTCAAAGTCCATTGTTCAGTTGATTGCATGGatgttgtttttcttcattAACATGGTCTTGTTTGTAAAGTTTGAGTTCTACTCAACTTGTGGCTGGTCAGAAGTTTGTGAACACGACACATTTTTAAG GATCATATGGTACATGGCTCAGTTGTTGGTACTTGTATACGGGATATTTAACTGCAGTGCTTTGAAGTGGATCAATGATAAAGCTGTTTACATTAACAGACCAAGAAG GAATTTTTTATGCTGTGAAGATGACAATGATGATTCTTCATCTAAAAAGAGAAAATTCGTAAAATGCCGACCATTCAA AGTGGGTCAGGATCAAACTGTTGTACATAACGACCTGGCATTGCTTCTACACCTCGCTTCTTCATCAAACCATAAAACAATCACATACTTTACTATATTTCTATTTGATCAGTGGAAAGAAAAGTTTTCTCAGCCAG TTGAAGATGTTCACATTGAATCCCCTGTCAAACAAAAGTTGGTGAAACAGTTTCCTGCGAGAAAATCAAATTCTTCGTCTCATCCTCTGCTTACCAAGTCGTCGAGCTATggaaaagtttcattttttatcgaGAGCCCACAGGATGAGGCAACTGATTCCCCATCATCAAGTTCAAAAACATCTGGAGATGTATCAGATCGTATCTCAAGCACCTGA